A single Triticum dicoccoides isolate Atlit2015 ecotype Zavitan chromosome 2A, WEW_v2.0, whole genome shotgun sequence DNA region contains:
- the LOC119356234 gene encoding vacuolar-sorting receptor 7-like isoform X2, with amino-acid sequence MAMALHGHGRRGRLAAALWLVVVATASVASARFVVEKNSIKVLSPHSLRGRHEAAIANYGVPDYGGTLTGVVLYPADAGQANGCKPFGATAFKSRSGRPVVLLVDRGGCYFALKTWHAQQAGAAAVLVADSVEEPLLTMDTPEEETPDMAFLANITAPSALVSKPFGDALRAAASDSGGAEVVVRLDWRESMPNPDARVEYEFWTNSNDECGPRCDEQAAFVAAFRGHAQLLEKAGDALFTPHYITWFCPDEYRGTRQCASQCINRGRYCAPDPEGDLGAGYRGRDVVLENLRQLCVHRVANARNASWAWWDFVADYRVRCSMREKRYSRGCAEEVVASLGLPAELIDKCMGDPDADADNDVLRTEQVVQVGQGDRGDVTILPTLVINNVQYRGKLESTAVLKAICAGFKETTEPRVCMTQDMETDECLHNNGGCWRDDKTNITACKDTYRGRVCECPAVDGVQYEGNGYKECKPVGPGRCAANNGGCWKETRHGKTFSACKGSGSLSGCECPPGFKGDGLTCEDVDECSEKVACTCPGCSCKNNWGGYHCSCGGGGNQVYIQAEDTCVGKSAAAMGWMVTALVLSCLAGAGLAGFAFYKYRLRRYMDSEVAAIMSQYMPLESQSSSGENRPLREEAVEAA; translated from the exons ATGGCGATGGCGCTCCACGGGCACGGGAGGAGGGGCAGGCTCGCGGCGGCGCTGTGGCTCGTCGTGGTGGCCACGGCGAGCGTGGCGTCGGCGCGGTTCGTGGTGGAGAAGAACAGCATCAAGGTGCTGTCGCCGCACTCGCTACGGGGCCGCCACGAGGCCGCCATCGCCAACTACGGCGTCCCCGACTACGGCGGCACGCTGACCGGCGTGGTGCTGTACCCGGCGGACGCGGGGCAGGCCAACGGGTGCAAGCCGTTCGGGGCGACGGCGTTCAAGTCGCGGTCCGGCCGGCCCGTGGTGCTCCTGGTGGACCGCGGCGGCTGCTACTTCGCGCTCAAGACGTGGCACGCGCAgcaggcgggcgcggcggcggtgctGGTGGCCGACAGCGTGGAGGAGCCGCTGCTGACCATGGACACCCCGGAGGAGGAGACCCCCGACATGGCCTTCCTGGCCAACATCACCGCCCCCTCCGCGCTCGTCTCCAAGCCCTTCGGCGACGcgctccgcgccgccgcctccgactCCGGCGGCGCCGAGGTGGTGGTCCGCCTCGACTGGCGCGAGTCGATGCCGAACCCGGACGCGCGGGTGGAGTACGAGTTCTGGACCAACAGCAACGACGAGTGCGGGCCGCGGTGCGACGAGCAGGCGGCGTTCGTGGCGGCGTTCCGGGGCCACGCGCAGCTGCTGGAGAAGGCCGGCGACGCGCTCTTCACGCCGCACTACATCACGTGGTTCTGCCCCGACGAGTACCGGGGCACGCGGCAGTGCGCGTCGCAGTGCATCAACCGCGGCCGCTACTGCGCGCCGGACCCGGAGGGGGACCTGGGCGCCGGCTACCGGGGCCGCGACGTGGTGCTGGAGAACCTCCGGCAGCTGTGCGTGCACCGGGTGGCCAACGCCCGCAACGCGTCGTGGGCGTGGTGGGACTTCGTGGCCGACTACCGCGTGCGGTGCTCCATGCGGGAGAAGAGGTACTCCCGCGGGTGCGCCGAGGAGGTGGTGGCGTCGCTGGGCCTGCCGGCGGAGCTGATCGACAAGTGCATGGGCgaccccgacgccgacgccgacaacGACGTGCTCCGGACGGAGCAGGTCGTGCAGGTCGGGCAGGGGGATCGAGGCGACGTCACCATCCTGCCCACGCTGGTCATCAACAACGTGCAGTACCGGG GGAAGCTGGAGAGCACGGCCGTCCTCAAGGCGATCTGCGCCGGTTTCAAGGAGACCACCGAGCCCCGTGTGTGCATGACACAAG ACATGGAGACCGACGAGTGCCTGCACAACAACGGCGGCTGCTGGCGCGACGACAAGACCAACATCACCGCCTGCAAG GACACGTACAGGGGGAGGGTGTGCGAGTGCCCGGCGGTGGACGGCGTGCAGTACGAGGGCAACGGGTACAAGGAGTGCAAGCCCGTCGGCCCCGGCCGGTGCGCCGCCAACAACGGCGGGTGCTGGAAGGAGACAAGGCACGGCAAGACCTTCTCCGCCTGCAAGGGCTCCGGGTCGCTCAGCGGCTGCGAGTGCCCGCCGGGGTTCAAGGGCGACGGCCTCACCTGCGAAG ACGTGGACGAGTGCAGCGAGAAGGTGGCGTGCACCTGCCCGGGCTGCTCCTGCAAGAACAACTGGGGCGGGTACCACtgcagctgcggcggcggcggcaaccagGTGTACATCCAGGCCGAGGACACCTGCGTGGGGAAGAGCGCGGCGGCGATGGGGTGGATGGTGACGGCGCTGGTGCTGTCGTGCCTCGCCGGCGCCGGGCTCGCCGGGTTCGCCTTCTACAAGTACAGGCTCAGG CGGTACATGGACTCGGAGGTGGCGGCGATCATGTCGCAGTACATGCCTctggagagccagagcagcagcggcGAGAACCGGCCGCTGAGGGAGGAGGCCGTGGAAGCAGCATAG
- the LOC119356234 gene encoding vacuolar-sorting receptor 7-like isoform X1: MAMALHGHGRRGRLAAALWLVVVATASVASARFVVEKNSIKVLSPHSLRGRHEAAIANYGVPDYGGTLTGVVLYPADAGQANGCKPFGATAFKSRSGRPVVLLVDRGGCYFALKTWHAQQAGAAAVLVADSVEEPLLTMDTPEEETPDMAFLANITAPSALVSKPFGDALRAAASDSGGAEVVVRLDWRESMPNPDARVEYEFWTNSNDECGPRCDEQAAFVAAFRGHAQLLEKAGDALFTPHYITWFCPDEYRGTRQCASQCINRGRYCAPDPEGDLGAGYRGRDVVLENLRQLCVHRVANARNASWAWWDFVADYRVRCSMREKRYSRGCAEEVVASLGLPAELIDKCMGDPDADADNDVLRTEQVVQVGQGDRGDVTILPTLVINNVQYRGKLESTAVLKAICAGFKETTEPRVCMTQDMETDECLHNNGGCWRDDKTNITACKDTYRGRVCECPAVDGVQYEGNGYKECKPVGPGRCAANNGGCWKETRHGKTFSACKGSGSLSGCECPPGFKGDGLTCEGAFNSLSRSPSFHLQSLCGLWALAVGGRRLIILRTAIADVDECSEKVACTCPGCSCKNNWGGYHCSCGGGGNQVYIQAEDTCVGKSAAAMGWMVTALVLSCLAGAGLAGFAFYKYRLRRYMDSEVAAIMSQYMPLESQSSSGENRPLREEAVEAA; the protein is encoded by the exons ATGGCGATGGCGCTCCACGGGCACGGGAGGAGGGGCAGGCTCGCGGCGGCGCTGTGGCTCGTCGTGGTGGCCACGGCGAGCGTGGCGTCGGCGCGGTTCGTGGTGGAGAAGAACAGCATCAAGGTGCTGTCGCCGCACTCGCTACGGGGCCGCCACGAGGCCGCCATCGCCAACTACGGCGTCCCCGACTACGGCGGCACGCTGACCGGCGTGGTGCTGTACCCGGCGGACGCGGGGCAGGCCAACGGGTGCAAGCCGTTCGGGGCGACGGCGTTCAAGTCGCGGTCCGGCCGGCCCGTGGTGCTCCTGGTGGACCGCGGCGGCTGCTACTTCGCGCTCAAGACGTGGCACGCGCAgcaggcgggcgcggcggcggtgctGGTGGCCGACAGCGTGGAGGAGCCGCTGCTGACCATGGACACCCCGGAGGAGGAGACCCCCGACATGGCCTTCCTGGCCAACATCACCGCCCCCTCCGCGCTCGTCTCCAAGCCCTTCGGCGACGcgctccgcgccgccgcctccgactCCGGCGGCGCCGAGGTGGTGGTCCGCCTCGACTGGCGCGAGTCGATGCCGAACCCGGACGCGCGGGTGGAGTACGAGTTCTGGACCAACAGCAACGACGAGTGCGGGCCGCGGTGCGACGAGCAGGCGGCGTTCGTGGCGGCGTTCCGGGGCCACGCGCAGCTGCTGGAGAAGGCCGGCGACGCGCTCTTCACGCCGCACTACATCACGTGGTTCTGCCCCGACGAGTACCGGGGCACGCGGCAGTGCGCGTCGCAGTGCATCAACCGCGGCCGCTACTGCGCGCCGGACCCGGAGGGGGACCTGGGCGCCGGCTACCGGGGCCGCGACGTGGTGCTGGAGAACCTCCGGCAGCTGTGCGTGCACCGGGTGGCCAACGCCCGCAACGCGTCGTGGGCGTGGTGGGACTTCGTGGCCGACTACCGCGTGCGGTGCTCCATGCGGGAGAAGAGGTACTCCCGCGGGTGCGCCGAGGAGGTGGTGGCGTCGCTGGGCCTGCCGGCGGAGCTGATCGACAAGTGCATGGGCgaccccgacgccgacgccgacaacGACGTGCTCCGGACGGAGCAGGTCGTGCAGGTCGGGCAGGGGGATCGAGGCGACGTCACCATCCTGCCCACGCTGGTCATCAACAACGTGCAGTACCGGG GGAAGCTGGAGAGCACGGCCGTCCTCAAGGCGATCTGCGCCGGTTTCAAGGAGACCACCGAGCCCCGTGTGTGCATGACACAAG ACATGGAGACCGACGAGTGCCTGCACAACAACGGCGGCTGCTGGCGCGACGACAAGACCAACATCACCGCCTGCAAG GACACGTACAGGGGGAGGGTGTGCGAGTGCCCGGCGGTGGACGGCGTGCAGTACGAGGGCAACGGGTACAAGGAGTGCAAGCCCGTCGGCCCCGGCCGGTGCGCCGCCAACAACGGCGGGTGCTGGAAGGAGACAAGGCACGGCAAGACCTTCTCCGCCTGCAAGGGCTCCGGGTCGCTCAGCGGCTGCGAGTGCCCGCCGGGGTTCAAGGGCGACGGCCTCACCTGCGAAGGTGCGTTCAACTCGCTCAGTCGTTCACCTTCCTTCCATTTGCAGTCTCTCTGTGGCCTGTGGGCTCTGGCTGTGGGTGGTAGGAGACTGATAATACTCCGAACCGCCATTGCAGACGTGGACGAGTGCAGCGAGAAGGTGGCGTGCACCTGCCCGGGCTGCTCCTGCAAGAACAACTGGGGCGGGTACCACtgcagctgcggcggcggcggcaaccagGTGTACATCCAGGCCGAGGACACCTGCGTGGGGAAGAGCGCGGCGGCGATGGGGTGGATGGTGACGGCGCTGGTGCTGTCGTGCCTCGCCGGCGCCGGGCTCGCCGGGTTCGCCTTCTACAAGTACAGGCTCAGG CGGTACATGGACTCGGAGGTGGCGGCGATCATGTCGCAGTACATGCCTctggagagccagagcagcagcggcGAGAACCGGCCGCTGAGGGAGGAGGCCGTGGAAGCAGCATAG